In a single window of the Fusarium falciforme chromosome 3, complete sequence genome:
- a CDS encoding Mitochondrial pyruvate carrier, whose protein sequence is MSSTTIFRASRPLFRQTTTTFGGAPARQAFRQNFRQNFNQGSGRRWQSTDGAQQQQQSWFNRMWESEVGFKTVHFWAPVMKWALVLAGISDFARPAEKLSFTQNLALTCTGIIWTRWCLIIKPKNYLLAAVNFFLGMVGLVQITRIAKYESDKKAGLKGAIEDIKADAKETVKEMKG, encoded by the exons ATGTCCTCAACCACCATCTTCCGCGCCTCGCGCCCCCTCTTCCGAcagaccaccaccacctttgGCGGTGCGCCCGCCCGACAGGCCTTTCGCCAGAACTTCCGCCAGAACTTTAACCAGGGCAGCGGTCGCCGGTGGCAGAGCACCGATGgcgcccagcagcagcagcagtcgtGGTTCAATCGCATGTGGGAGAGCGAGGTCGGCTTCAAGACTGTGCACTTCTG GGCCCCCGTCATGAAG TGGGCTCTCGTCCTCGCCGGCATCTCCGACTTTGCTCGTCCCGCCGAGAAGCTCTCCTTCACCCAGAACCTTGCCCTGACCTGCACCGGCATCATCTGGACTCGTTGGTgcctcatcatcaagcccaagaacTACCT cctcgccgccgtcaacttcTTCCTCGGAATGGTCGGCCTCGTCCAGATCACCCGAATCGCAAAGTACGAGTCCGACAAGAAGGCTGGCCTCAAGGGCGCCATTGAGGACATCAAGGCCGATGCCAAGGAGAccgtcaaggagatgaagggTTAA
- a CDS encoding NADH-ubiquinone oxidoreductase 10.5 kDa subunit: MTAAKYAFTKSLREVRFLFCQTSEQSAAVRSFITRAYPTMKRSNPNIPILIREAAGTQPKVYARYERGTEKSKVLEGLSDKEIEDAVSGLVQPTQ; the protein is encoded by the exons ATGACCGCCGCAAAGTACGCCTTCACAAAGTCCCTCCGCGAGGTGcgcttcctcttctgccaGACCTCGGAGCAGAGCGCGGCTGTTCG GTCATTCATCACCCGGGCCTACCCTACCATGAAGCGAAGCAACCCCAAcatccccatcctcatccgcgAGGCCGCCGGCACCCAGCCCAAGGTCTACGCCCGATACG AGCGAGGCACCGAAAAGTCCAAGGTCCTCGAGGGCCTGTCggacaaggagattgaggacGCCGTCTCGGGACTGGTTCAGCCTACGCAATAA